One window of the Saccopteryx bilineata isolate mSacBil1 chromosome 2, mSacBil1_pri_phased_curated, whole genome shotgun sequence genome contains the following:
- the CLDN14 gene encoding claudin-14, translating to MASTAVQLLGFLLSFLGLVGTLITTILPHWRRTAHVGTNILTAVSYLKGLWMECVWHSTGIYQCQIYRSLLALPRDLQAARALMVISCLLSGAACACAVIGMKCTRCAKGTPAKVTFAVLGGVFFILAGLLCMVAVSWTTNDVVQNFYNPLLPSGMKFEIGQALYLGFISSSLSIIGGTLLCLSCVDEAPSRPYPAPPRATTATAATAPSYRPPAAYKDNRAPSVTSATHSGYRLSDYV from the coding sequence ATGGCCAGCACGGCCGTGCAGCTGCTGGGCTTCCTGCTCAGCTTCCTGGGCCTGGTGGGCACGCTGATCACCACCATCCTGCCGCACTGGCGCAGGACAGCGCACGTGGGCACCAACATCCTCACAGCTGTATCATACCTAAAGGGACTGTGGATGGAGTGCGTGTGGCACAGCACAGGCATCTACCAGTGCCAGATCTACCGCTCCCTGCTGGCGCTGCCCCGTGACCTGCAGGCGGCCCGCGCGCTCATGGTCATCTCCTGCCTGCTGTCGGGCGCGGCCTGCGCCTGCGCCGTGATCGGCATGAAGTGCACGCGCTGCGCCAAGGGCACGCCGGCCAAGGTCACGTTTGCCGTGCTGGGCGGCGTGTTCTTTATCCTGGCCGGCCTACTCTGCATGGTGGCGGTCTCCTGGACCACCAACGACGTGGTGCAGAACTTCTACAACCCGCTGCTGCCCAGCGGCATGAAGTTCGAGATCGGGCAGGCCCTGTACCTCGGCTTCATCTCCTCGTCCCTGTCAATCATCGGCGGCACCCTGCTCTGCCTGTCCTGTGTGGATGAGGCGCCTTCCAGGCCCTACCCGGCCCCGCCTAGGGCCACCACTGCCACCGCGGCTACCGCGCCCTCCTACCGGCCACCTGCCGCCTACAAGGACAACCGGGCCCCTTCGGTCACCTCAGCCACACACAGTGGGTACAGGCTAAGCGACTACGTGTGA